Proteins encoded together in one Telopea speciosissima isolate NSW1024214 ecotype Mountain lineage chromosome 4, Tspe_v1, whole genome shotgun sequence window:
- the LOC122657432 gene encoding MICOS complex subunit Mic10-like: MAENKQITPQFDLNAKWDSCLDLTLRRVVYSSSAGALSGLLLFRSPVTRWASVALGAGVGIGSAYTECSYIFDASPPKFTSPKHSQSSASQDKQD; encoded by the exons ATGGCGGAAAACAAGCAAATCACTCCACAGTTCGACCTAAACGCCAAATGGGATTCCTGCCTTGATCTCACGCTTCGTCGGGTAGTTTATTCGTCTTCGGCTGGTGCACTGAGCGGTCTCCTTCTCTTCA GGAGTCCTGTGACACGATGGGCATCTGTAGCGCTTGGTGCTGGTGTGGGTATTGGTTCGGCATACACTGAGTGTTCTTACATATTTGATGCGTCTCCTCCAAAGTTCACTTCTCCAAAACATTCACAATCTTCTGCATCTCAG GATAAACAGGACTGA